Part of the Acidobacteriota bacterium genome, AAGTGATGAAAGACGTTCCATCAAGAGGCACTAGCCGAGCTTTTTGATAGTTGGCCATGTTGCCAATAGCCATGCCGGTTCTGCCTCTCGGAATCCGATATCGGATTATAGGCCTTTTGCCTTCTGTTGAGCAACAGAAGGGAATTCCGAGCTGGCGAGATACTTCATCGGCTGAAGATGAAAGATACACCAAGTGATCCCGGTTGCGTGCATATTGGAGAGAAGGAGGAGCGATGGATAACTCAGAAAGCACTTTTTGCGGATGGGACCCAATCCATGGGGAAATCCCGTCGCATGCGCCACAGGAATTCCTTCCGGCGGTGAGGAAGGTTCGTTGCATGTTGATGGAACGAACCTGGCCGGAACTGCTTGCCGCCCTGAAAATCATTCGTGAAGAGTATTCCAGATGGGTTGAGAGCAAAAAGGGTGAAGCATTAGAGAAGTTGCGGGATCGAGCCCTTGCGGGGGACCAGGATGCCATGTCCTTCTTTCTCTGGGAAATCGACCGCAACAATGCTGTGACGATAACCGGTTACCGTCTGGGGGCGGAATGGGTCGCAACGGCCTCCATGAGCCAGATAATGGATTTCTTCAAGAGGGAAGAACTGAGGGGTATTTTTCTTCGGTATTTTCACGAAGACGAGTTTTACGTTTTGAAAGAGCAGATTTCAAAGCTGCGTCGGGACCTCCCCTCATTCCCCACAGCCAGGCCATTCGAATATTTTTCTGTATTGGCGCTGTGCAAAGCGGCTATGACTGTTGAAGCGATGGCGGAGGTGGCCTCCCTCCAGGATCTCATGGAGGATTTTTTCCTGTCGGATGACCTGAACAAGAGGCGAAGAGATCTCCTTCACTATTTCGAAGCTGTGAAAAAGGTCAGAAACCTCACGAATCTCTTCCTGGAAATCTCGGAATACGCTCATTGCCTTTTCGCGGAGGAACCGCGGAAGGAGATAATGGAGCCTCCCATCGATCCCCAAGTCAAGCGAGATGTCATGTCGGCATTAGGAAAGCGCGGAGCGACTATTGCGAACTGGAAAAGGCGGGAGGTCAGGCGGTTCGTGGAGGAACTCTTCCGGGAAGGGTGGCTGGAGAACCGGTGGCGCAACCCGCATCAAGCCGCGATGGCCCTTCTTCCGCTGGCACAAACAAAAGCAGAAGAACTAAAGGCAACCCATTGCCTTGATGGAGAGTATAGTAGGGCATTCAAGACTGTTTACGATTTATGGATCCTCCCCTTGTGCAGGAGACTCCGCCTCGGGAATGTACCCCATTCAGCAGCTGGTTGCAGTACAGTCGACCGGCAGATGGAGTAGTTTTCTCATCACGAAGTATCGAGAATCGCACTGTCCGTAACGGTACTTTCCCGAATTCTAACGGACGGAGGCGACAAATGGCTTTTCACCACCTACCCGAAGCCGGGTTTCTGCGGCTTCACCAGATCATTGGAGCCCCCCACCGGGGTATCCCCCCCATCATCCCGGTCTCGAAAACCACATGGTACGAAGGCGTCAGAGCCGGCCGGTTCCCCCGACCGGTGAAAAACGGTCGCCTGACCTTGTGGCGCGTCGAAGACATCCGAAACCTTTTAGTGGATATGAGCTACGCGGCACCACTGTTGACGATGTGAGGCGCCATGCAACAGAAAAATGAACCCCGCCTGGCCGGGCGGGGTGGAAACAAGTACCACATTCTCGAACAAACCGATGATCTCACAAAATCAGGCTTTCAGTCAAGATCATACTTTCTGTCGGCTTGCGAACCGCTTCATGCCGTAAAAACGCCAGGAAGATACAACCCCAAGGCGACACGATGGACTTCCCGGTGGTGACTCATGAACGACCCCATCGAAGCCTTCAAGGATTGTTTGGAGGAACACGGATTGGGGAGGCCGGACGTCATTGCAGACGGAAATCTGCATCGATTCGACATTCCCGATGACAAACGTGGTAGGAAGTCCGGGTGGTTGGTCTACCACCCCGACGGAATCCCCTCAGGTGCATTTGGTTCCTGGAGGTCGGGTGAGAGCCACAAATGGTTTTATCGTGGGTTGTCTGCCCTGAGCCCCGAAGAGCGAGAGAAAATACGCCGGCGAATGGTGCAGGACCGATGGGCAAGACAGGAGGCCAAGCAGGCAGAACTGAAGGCTGCACAGGTACGGGCGCACAGAATCTGGGCAGAATCCGAACCCGAGCATGGTGATCATCCCTATCTCATCCGGAAGAGTGTTTTTTCATATGGATTACGCCGGCGGGGGAATATTTTGGTAATCCCCGCCCGAAACTCCGATGGCGAATTGCAGACCTTGGCCTTCATCGATCCCGCAGGAAAGAAGCGTTTCCTCGCCGGCGGAACAAAATCCGGATGTGCCCACCTGATCGGAAATCCGGACGGCATCTTACCCATTGGCCTAGCCGAGGGGTATGCCACCGCCGCCTCGATTCATGCTGCAACAGGATTCCCGATGGTGGTTGCTTTCGATGCTGGAAATCTTTCTGAAGCAGCCAAAATGATCCACCGGATTCACCCCGAGGCGCCACTCATCGTGTTTGGCGACGACGATCACGAAACCAACGGCAATCCCGGTCGGCGCAAGGCAGAGAACGTCTTGAAATCCGTCGTCGGTCGTACGCTTTTCCCCCCAGATCTGATGCCTGGCGAAAGCGATTGGAATGACCTGTCCCGCCGCATCGGCCCCGAAGCGCTTAAAGCTTTAATAAAAAATCTTCTTGCAGCTAAAAAAGACTCACCGTTTGCCGAGATCCCAAAACAGCAGGAAAAAGGATTCGACGAATACGGGGTTGAGACTCATAGGCATGGTTATTACACCGCTACCAGCACAGGCGTATGGATGCTGCGCGAAGGCCGGGACGGACGGGTCGAGCGCCATCGGTTGACCAACTTCACCGCCCTGATTACCGGGAGAACGTTTTTCGACGACGGAATCGAGTGGAACGAACAGTATGAGATTACCTGCCGGTGCAATGGCCGGCAAACTATTATTTCCCTTCCATCGGCGCAGTTCTCAAGCCTGAATTGGGCATACCGGATGGGACCGGGAGCCATCGTCTCCGCCGGGCTCGCGACCCGGGACCAAACCCGCGTGGCAATCCAATCCCTGTCGTTGAGGGAAACAAAGGAAAACCATATCTTCGTGCACACCGGATGGACGACCCACAAGGGTCAGGAAATTTTCCTGCACAGCTCCGGAGCAATTGGTCCCACTGGCCCAGTGTCCGGAGTGAGGGTCGAACTCCCGGAAGCACTGACCCGATACTCCTTCCAGGAGATACCCAACAAGGAAGAGACCCAGATATCAACAAAGAAAGTTCTTCATTTCCTTGAGTCTGGTCCCCCCTCCAACCTCTACCCACTGGTGGCAGGCACATTCCGATGCGTACTGGGCAAGGTGGACTTCGGTATCCACCTGACAGGCCGAACCGGCAGCGGGAAATCTGAACTTGCCGCCAGAATACAGAGTTTTTTCGGGCGCCGGATGGATTCGCGAAGTTTGCCAGGTAGCTGGTCGTCAACGAGCAACTTCAATGAGAGGTATGCATTCTTGCTCAAGGACTGCATCTTCGTAGTGGATGATTTCGCCCCGGAAGCGGGAACGAACGGAGTTTGCCTCCACCGGGACGCAGCACGGTTATTCCGAGCCATCGGAAATCATGCCGGGCGGGGACGCCTGCACTCGGACCTATCCATCCGGCAGGCTCGCCCCCCACGATGCCTGGTCCTTTCAACCGGGGAGGACATCCCGAATGGCCAAAGCATTCGGGCCAGACTAGTTCTCCTGGAGATGGATCCTCCACCCATGAAAGGTTCATCGGAACGGTACAGGATTTCACGGATCTGGGCTCAATGTGCCGAGGACGCGGCAAACGGTTTCTATGAGAATTGCTTGACCGCCTTCATTCAGTGGGTTGCACAAAATCACGATCGGGTTTTCGAACAACGCGCCCGTTTGGCTCGGGGTTTTCAGAGACGCTTTCTTCAACTGGGGGATCACCTTCGGGCTCCTTCCGCCTTCGCGGAACTCGCCTCTGGCTTTCGGATTTTTCTTTTCTTTGCCCAAGAGTTCGGGGTCATCACTGATGCGGAATCCACCCGGCTCTGGGCAAATGCATGGGAGGTTTTCACCTCCGGTGTGACAGCCCAAGCAGACTATCAGCGGACGGCAGACCCGGTGGACAAGTTCTTCGAACTCCTGTCGGCAATACTCGGGTCTGGTCGGGCGCACCTAGCGGGGCCGAGGGGAGAGATGCCCGAGAATTTTACACCATGGGGCTGGCGTATGGAGATGAGCGGTGTTCGCCCCCTGGGGGAAAGAATCGGATGGGTCGAAGGGCAGAACATTTACCTCGAGCCATCGGTGGCCTACGATGTGATCCAAAAGCTTGCTGGGGATGACCGGCTTCCATTGTCGAAGGAAACACTCTGGCGACGCATCAGAGAGAGAGGATTTCTATCTTCGACAACACCGAACAGGGGCCTCAAGATCCGCCGCATCCTTGAAGGACGCCAGAGGGATGTTCTTCACCTTTCAGCCGAGAAGCTCTACGCGGAGCAAGACCCAAGAAAATTGCCATGTACCTCTTATTCGACGAACGAGCCGATTTTTCCTGAAGATTCTGTATCGAATTCCTTGTCGGGGTTCTGCAATCACCGTGAGGATTCCTTCCAGTTGCAGGTTGGGGCAATGGGTTCAACCGGACCAGATTCACCGGAAAATCCCGATGTTTTCGTCGGGGTCGTCGGGTGACCCAAGCCTCGCACGACACTGTTAATCCAATCTGAAATCAAGGGGATGATGAAATACTGTCGGGTTAGTCGGGAGAAAAATATATGGGATGCCCCACAGCAACCGCCGAGCTAAATCAGTATGGTGTGAAAGCAACCCGCTGTTGCCCCGGCAGGAAATGTGAGCCTCCCGCTTCACTGACGTGAAAAGAGTAAGAGACGAGGTGATTCGTAGCCGATTGATTCCAAGCGGCCACTTCTTTGGAGGAGAAAGAAAATGATAAAAACATCTCAACAGATCAACAGAGAAAACAGGCCATCGATATTCACAACTCGATCGCCAGGTTCCCAAGGCAAATTGTTACACCTTGGATCCGCAGTGACAATGGACCCGTCGAATGTGGAATTCCTTTGCACTCACTACCGGAAGGTCTTCGCCGTGTTCCGCGCGTTCGTCCGGAAGCGTTGCCCGGGAATCGTGGGCGATTTCGACTGGCCCAGGCTCGAGGAAGGGATCCGCAACGACCCGGCACGCTTCACGGAACACGACTACTTCGAGACCCTGTCGAGCTTCTTCGGGATCGACCCGGCGAACGAAGGTTGAGCCCTACCCCGGAGACGGGATTACTTTTCATGGAGGAACCATGCTGCTAAAGAACGAGACGCCCCGTAAAACTATCCGCCGTTCCCTAACCCTGCCGGAGGAAATCTTCCAGGACATCGACCTCTACGCCCGGGCCATCGACTCCTCGCCGAACTGGGTGGTCTCCCAGATCCTGGCGAAGTTCTTCGTCAAGGACAGGGAGTTCCTCGAGTGGAAGGAATTCCTCAGATCCAGTGCCGAACAGCCGAGGCTTCCGGTGCCCGGGAACCCAAAACCGGCCAGGGAAAAAGACGACCCCACGGCTTCTTCTTGAGGGTTTCCGGCGATGAAAAAGGGAAGGAACCCTCGAGGGAACCCTGGCTCCGCAACCTATCGCACATGATGCACCTCCGGCAAAAGGGCATCATGAGGCCAAACCATTGTTACTACTGACGATGTTCTGTGTTTACAACGGTGTTCGCCACCGTTTCCCGTGTTCGCGTTTTATCGTGAAGGCTTGTCCGAAGCCATTTTCAGTGTGTACACGACAAAAGGGGAAAAACCGACTATGAGAACAAACGGGAAGAACCAGAACCTGCACATCCGGTTGACACCGGATGAGCAGGAAGAGATCCGGGAGCGTGCAACGGCCTGCGGCA contains:
- a CDS encoding toprim domain-containing protein, whose product is MNDPIEAFKDCLEEHGLGRPDVIADGNLHRFDIPDDKRGRKSGWLVYHPDGIPSGAFGSWRSGESHKWFYRGLSALSPEEREKIRRRMVQDRWARQEAKQAELKAAQVRAHRIWAESEPEHGDHPYLIRKSVFSYGLRRRGNILVIPARNSDGELQTLAFIDPAGKKRFLAGGTKSGCAHLIGNPDGILPIGLAEGYATAASIHAATGFPMVVAFDAGNLSEAAKMIHRIHPEAPLIVFGDDDHETNGNPGRRKAENVLKSVVGRTLFPPDLMPGESDWNDLSRRIGPEALKALIKNLLAAKKDSPFAEIPKQQEKGFDEYGVETHRHGYYTATSTGVWMLREGRDGRVERHRLTNFTALITGRTFFDDGIEWNEQYEITCRCNGRQTIISLPSAQFSSLNWAYRMGPGAIVSAGLATRDQTRVAIQSLSLRETKENHIFVHTGWTTHKGQEIFLHSSGAIGPTGPVSGVRVELPEALTRYSFQEIPNKEETQISTKKVLHFLESGPPSNLYPLVAGTFRCVLGKVDFGIHLTGRTGSGKSELAARIQSFFGRRMDSRSLPGSWSSTSNFNERYAFLLKDCIFVVDDFAPEAGTNGVCLHRDAARLFRAIGNHAGRGRLHSDLSIRQARPPRCLVLSTGEDIPNGQSIRARLVLLEMDPPPMKGSSERYRISRIWAQCAEDAANGFYENCLTAFIQWVAQNHDRVFEQRARLARGFQRRFLQLGDHLRAPSAFAELASGFRIFLFFAQEFGVITDAESTRLWANAWEVFTSGVTAQADYQRTADPVDKFFELLSAILGSGRAHLAGPRGEMPENFTPWGWRMEMSGVRPLGERIGWVEGQNIYLEPSVAYDVIQKLAGDDRLPLSKETLWRRIRERGFLSSTTPNRGLKIRRILEGRQRDVLHLSAEKLYAEQDPRKLPCTSYSTNEPIFPEDSVSNSLSGFCNHREDSFQLQVGAMGSTGPDSPENPDVFVGVVG